One Saccharopolyspora erythraea NRRL 2338 genomic region harbors:
- a CDS encoding NAD(P)H-binding protein has translation MTATGPTTLVLAGTGKTGRRVVSGLTARDVPVRVGSRRADPPFDWEDDTTWEPALRGMDAVYVAYYPDAAFPGAARAVGAFADRAVACGVRHLVLLADRGSAEAERCEQAVRDSGAEWTIVRVGFITQNFSEAFLANLVKAGVVALPAGDAAEPFTDAEDIADVAVAALTESGHAGQIHEITGPRLLTFADAVGELSKATAREIRYLPVTPEQFISSLTERGVAAEYAKQLAGLMVEVFDGRRAQVTDTVQRVLGRPPRDFADYARETAATGVWDAPAQSSREA, from the coding sequence ATGACAGCGACTGGACCGACAACACTAGTCCTCGCGGGAACAGGCAAGACCGGACGCAGGGTCGTGTCCGGGCTCACCGCTCGTGACGTGCCGGTACGCGTTGGCTCACGGCGTGCTGACCCGCCGTTCGACTGGGAGGACGACACCACGTGGGAACCCGCGTTGCGAGGAATGGACGCGGTTTATGTGGCCTACTACCCTGATGCGGCGTTCCCCGGTGCGGCCAGGGCCGTGGGTGCCTTCGCGGACCGCGCGGTGGCTTGCGGCGTCCGGCACCTCGTCCTGCTTGCCGACCGCGGTTCGGCCGAGGCCGAGCGGTGCGAACAGGCGGTGCGGGACTCGGGCGCGGAGTGGACCATCGTGCGGGTCGGGTTCATCACGCAGAACTTCAGCGAGGCGTTCCTCGCGAATCTGGTCAAGGCCGGTGTGGTCGCGCTTCCGGCCGGCGACGCCGCGGAGCCGTTCACCGACGCGGAGGACATCGCGGACGTCGCCGTCGCCGCGCTGACCGAGAGCGGCCATGCCGGCCAGATCCACGAGATAACCGGGCCACGACTGCTCACCTTCGCCGATGCCGTCGGCGAGCTGTCGAAGGCGACCGCCAGGGAGATCCGTTACCTTCCGGTCACGCCCGAGCAGTTCATCTCGTCGCTGACCGAACGAGGTGTGGCTGCCGAGTACGCGAAGCAACTGGCCGGCCTCATGGTCGAGGTCTTCGACGGCCGCAGGGCCCAGGTGACCGACACCGTCCAGCGCGTTCTCGGCCGCCCGCCCCGCGACTTCGCGGATTATGCCCGTGAAACGGCCGCAACCGGAGTCTGGGATGCCCCTGCTCAGTCCTCTCGTGAAGCCTGA
- a CDS encoding NAD(P)/FAD-dependent oxidoreductase, which produces MNTQRHSNDKTPYDVAILGTGIGGSMLGAILARHGAKVLLIDAGQHPRFAIGESTIPYTLLTLRILADRYDVPEIKALATFTDTSRTIGNTFGVKKHFGFLLHHENEPQDPREVSQFNTPGLLHEAAHLHRQDTDAYLFHVAIRYGCTARQNCRVAEVEFDDSGVTLETVNGEQFRTRYVVDASGFRSPLAEKFGLREDPCRFKHHSRSLWNHMLDVTPTDKVLDRPREHRPPVPWYEGTVHHMFERGWFWVIAFDNNKLSSNPLCSVGLTLDERRYPKPTDISPEEDFYRHAARFPDVARQYEGAKPAREWVSTPRLQYSSSHTVGDRWCLLAHAAGFIDPLFSRGLSNTAEAVNSLSWRLIRAVKDDDFSAERFEYVDRLQQRLLDHNDELVNAAFISWCDYDLWTAVFRAWASGTNAGSYRLSKAITEFAKDGRDEHFMALEEPPHLGLYWPDHDGFAKFFESMVSQCDLVEQDMLSPRQAADNIYTQLREADFVPKHFGFAERGQRFINPTPMRFIKTVRWAMREGDPKLRGLIINNAKEALKARVKGQKLY; this is translated from the coding sequence GTGAACACACAACGCCACAGCAACGACAAGACGCCCTACGACGTCGCGATTCTCGGTACTGGTATCGGCGGGTCGATGCTCGGCGCCATCCTGGCCCGTCACGGTGCCAAGGTACTGCTGATCGATGCCGGCCAGCACCCCCGGTTCGCCATCGGTGAGTCGACCATTCCCTACACTCTGCTCACCCTGCGGATCCTCGCTGATCGGTATGACGTGCCAGAGATCAAAGCGTTGGCGACCTTCACCGACACGAGCCGCACCATCGGGAACACCTTCGGCGTGAAGAAGCACTTCGGCTTCCTGCTGCACCACGAGAACGAGCCGCAGGACCCACGAGAGGTCAGCCAGTTCAACACACCCGGGCTGCTGCACGAGGCCGCACATCTGCACCGGCAGGACACCGACGCCTACCTGTTCCACGTTGCGATTCGCTATGGCTGCACGGCGCGGCAGAACTGCCGGGTGGCCGAGGTGGAATTCGACGACTCAGGCGTGACCCTCGAGACGGTCAACGGCGAGCAGTTCCGCACCCGTTATGTGGTCGACGCGAGCGGTTTCCGCTCACCCTTGGCCGAGAAGTTCGGGCTGCGGGAGGACCCGTGCAGGTTCAAGCACCATTCACGGTCCCTGTGGAACCACATGCTCGACGTCACTCCAACGGACAAGGTGCTCGACCGCCCGCGCGAGCACCGGCCGCCGGTGCCCTGGTATGAAGGCACTGTCCACCACATGTTCGAACGGGGCTGGTTCTGGGTCATTGCCTTCGACAACAACAAACTGTCGAGCAACCCCCTGTGCAGCGTGGGCCTGACCCTCGACGAACGCCGGTACCCCAAGCCCACCGACATCTCACCGGAGGAGGACTTCTACCGGCACGCCGCACGGTTCCCGGATGTCGCCCGGCAGTACGAGGGGGCCAAGCCGGCGCGGGAATGGGTTTCGACGCCTCGGCTGCAGTACTCGTCGAGCCACACCGTGGGTGACAGGTGGTGCCTGCTCGCGCACGCGGCCGGCTTCATCGACCCGCTGTTCTCCCGCGGTCTGTCCAACACCGCAGAGGCGGTGAACTCGCTGTCCTGGCGGCTGATACGCGCTGTCAAGGACGACGACTTCTCCGCCGAGCGTTTCGAGTACGTCGACCGGTTGCAGCAGCGCCTGCTCGACCACAACGACGAACTGGTCAACGCAGCCTTCATCTCCTGGTGCGACTACGACCTGTGGACCGCGGTGTTCCGCGCCTGGGCGAGTGGGACCAATGCAGGCAGCTACCGGTTGTCCAAGGCCATCACCGAGTTCGCCAAGGACGGCCGCGACGAACACTTCATGGCCTTGGAGGAACCGCCGCACCTGGGGTTGTACTGGCCGGACCACGACGGTTTCGCCAAGTTCTTCGAATCCATGGTCAGCCAGTGCGACCTGGTTGAGCAGGACATGCTCAGCCCGCGGCAGGCAGCCGACAACATCTACACCCAACTGCGCGAGGCCGACTTCGTGCCCAAGCATTTCGGTTTCGCTGAACGGGGACAGCGCTTCATCAACCCCACGCCGATGCGGTTCATCAAGACCGTGCGGTGGGCAATGCGTGAAGGCGACCCCAAGCTGCGCGGACTGATCATCAACAACGCCAAGGAGGCGCTCAAGGCTCGGGTCAAGGGACAAAAGCTGTACTAG
- the manD gene encoding D-mannonate dehydratase ManD: MSISTVDVVVTSPGRNFVTLKIVTSDGVVGWGDATLNGRELSVAAYLRDHLATTLIGRDEDRIEDTWQYLYRGAYWRRGPVTMASIAAVDMALWDIKAKKAGVPLYQLLGGASRDKLRVYAHASGNDYEALAQAIRGYVDEGYTAVRVQTGVPGLDRVYGVSDTAKPGEKYDYEPAHRAAGGSAATRPEEEDWDTPAYLRHVPSIFEKVREEFGPELRLLHDGHHRMSPIEAARLAKSLEPYDLFWLEDVTPGEDQEAFRLIRQHSTTPLATGEVFNSVYDYQTLITERLIDYVRSAPTHTGGVTGMKKLLDFAEIYGIRSGIHGPTDVSPIGMAAALHIDLAIHNFGIQEYMPHSELALETFRTSYTFDRGFLHPGDNPGLGVELDEELAARHPYIAAYLPVNRLLDGTVHDW; this comes from the coding sequence GTGAGCATCTCGACCGTCGACGTCGTCGTCACGAGTCCCGGACGCAACTTCGTCACCCTCAAGATCGTCACGTCCGACGGGGTAGTGGGGTGGGGCGACGCGACGCTCAACGGGCGGGAGCTCTCAGTCGCGGCCTACCTGCGGGACCACCTCGCGACCACGCTCATCGGCCGGGACGAGGACCGCATCGAGGACACCTGGCAGTACCTGTACCGCGGCGCGTACTGGCGACGCGGGCCCGTGACGATGGCCTCGATCGCCGCCGTCGACATGGCGCTGTGGGACATCAAGGCGAAGAAGGCGGGCGTTCCGCTGTACCAGCTGCTCGGCGGAGCGAGCCGCGACAAGCTCCGCGTGTACGCCCACGCCTCCGGCAACGACTACGAGGCGTTGGCACAGGCGATCCGCGGGTATGTGGACGAGGGCTACACCGCGGTGCGCGTTCAGACGGGCGTTCCCGGTCTCGATCGGGTGTACGGCGTCTCGGATACGGCCAAGCCGGGGGAGAAGTACGACTACGAGCCGGCGCATCGGGCGGCCGGCGGCAGCGCCGCGACGCGTCCCGAGGAGGAGGACTGGGACACGCCCGCGTACCTGCGGCACGTTCCGTCGATCTTCGAGAAGGTGCGCGAGGAGTTCGGACCGGAGCTGCGGCTGCTCCACGACGGACACCACCGCATGTCGCCGATCGAGGCGGCCCGGCTGGCGAAGTCGCTCGAACCGTACGACTTGTTCTGGCTCGAGGACGTCACACCCGGCGAGGACCAGGAGGCGTTCCGGCTCATCCGGCAGCACAGCACGACCCCGCTGGCCACTGGTGAGGTCTTCAACTCGGTGTACGACTACCAGACGCTCATCACCGAGCGGCTCATCGATTATGTGCGGTCGGCTCCCACGCACACCGGCGGTGTCACGGGCATGAAGAAGCTCCTCGACTTCGCCGAAATCTACGGAATCCGCTCCGGCATCCACGGTCCGACCGACGTCTCGCCGATCGGCATGGCGGCCGCGCTCCACATCGACCTGGCGATCCACAACTTCGGCATCCAGGAGTACATGCCGCACAGCGAGCTGGCGCTGGAGACGTTCCGCACGTCGTACACGTTCGACCGCGGCTTCCTGCATCCCGGCGACAACCCCGGTCTCGGCGTGGAACTCGACGAGGAGCTCGCCGCGCGCCATCCCTACATCGCCGCCTACCTTCCGGTGAACCGCCTGCTCGACGGCACCGTGCACGACTGGTGA
- a CDS encoding AraC family transcriptional regulator, protein MDPLSILLDGTWARGAFVLRSILKPPWSVQVRDRAPLNVVAILRGTPWVVPSTGDAVRLDAGDIAVMRGPDTFTFADDPRTPTQVVVQPGPRRTTAAGAELPEAADMGVRTWINGMRNCDDGADDSSVLLIGKCQGPGESATRLLSALPPFLVIPSAAHVESALVSLLAEETVRNEPGQDLVLERILDLLLVAILREWFTRPDTDAPASFRANGDPVVGPVLRLIHSNPGHPWTVAALARQTGVSRATLARRFTDFVGMPPKAYLTQWRIDRAADLLVESDATIDTVARRVGYGSAFALSAAFKRARGISPQHHRDRT, encoded by the coding sequence ATGGATCCCTTGTCGATCTTGCTCGACGGAACCTGGGCCAGGGGAGCGTTCGTGCTGCGCTCCATCCTGAAACCACCGTGGTCGGTGCAGGTGCGGGACAGGGCGCCGCTCAACGTGGTGGCGATCCTGCGAGGGACGCCCTGGGTCGTACCCAGCACCGGCGATGCGGTGCGACTGGACGCGGGCGACATCGCGGTGATGCGTGGCCCGGACACGTTCACCTTCGCCGACGATCCGCGCACGCCGACCCAGGTGGTCGTTCAGCCCGGCCCCCGACGGACGACCGCGGCGGGAGCGGAGCTGCCCGAGGCCGCGGACATGGGTGTGCGCACCTGGATCAACGGCATGCGCAACTGCGACGACGGCGCGGACGACTCGTCGGTGCTGCTGATCGGCAAGTGCCAGGGACCGGGCGAGAGCGCCACACGCCTGCTCAGCGCGTTGCCGCCGTTTCTGGTCATCCCCAGTGCCGCCCACGTCGAATCCGCGCTGGTCTCGCTACTCGCAGAGGAGACCGTGCGAAACGAGCCCGGCCAAGATCTGGTGCTCGAACGAATTCTGGATCTCCTGCTGGTCGCCATCCTCCGCGAATGGTTCACCAGGCCCGATACCGATGCGCCTGCCTCGTTCCGAGCCAACGGGGATCCCGTCGTTGGGCCCGTCCTGCGACTCATACACAGCAACCCCGGCCATCCCTGGACGGTGGCCGCGCTCGCCCGGCAGACCGGGGTGTCCCGAGCGACGTTGGCCCGCCGCTTCACCGACTTCGTCGGCATGCCACCGAAGGCGTACCTCACCCAGTGGCGAATCGACCGGGCCGCCGATCTCCTCGTCGAGTCGGACGCCACGATCGACACCGTAGCCCGTCGGGTCGGTTATGGCAGCGCGTTCGCGCTCAGCGCCGCTTTCAAACGAGCCCGCGGTATCAGTCCGCAACACCACCGCGACCGGACATGA
- a CDS encoding bifunctional 4-hydroxy-2-oxoglutarate aldolase/2-dehydro-3-deoxy-phosphogluconate aldolase — MSQRQSLPRRTAASRLVVVIRGERAEDYVPVIDTMVEEGVRSFELTLTTPGTIAALPGLVERYAETADIGVGTVTRPGDVDAAAEGGAHYLVTPVSDLAVVDRALQRGIAIVPGGLTPTELFSTWDRGVSAVKVFPAGQVGPGYLKDLRGPFPDLSVIPSGGVDLESARAWLAAGAAAVSVGGPLLGDALKGGELGALGRRARRFVEVCAGSGTE, encoded by the coding sequence ATGAGCCAGCGTCAGAGCTTGCCGCGACGGACGGCCGCCTCGCGGCTCGTCGTGGTGATCCGCGGCGAGCGCGCCGAGGACTACGTGCCGGTCATCGACACGATGGTCGAGGAGGGGGTGCGGAGTTTCGAGCTCACGCTGACCACTCCCGGGACGATCGCCGCGCTGCCCGGGCTCGTCGAACGATACGCGGAGACCGCCGACATCGGTGTCGGCACCGTGACCAGGCCTGGAGACGTGGACGCTGCCGCCGAGGGGGGAGCGCACTACCTCGTCACGCCGGTCTCCGATCTCGCCGTCGTCGACCGCGCCCTGCAACGCGGCATCGCGATCGTCCCGGGTGGACTCACTCCCACGGAGCTGTTCTCCACCTGGGACCGTGGCGTGTCCGCGGTGAAGGTGTTCCCCGCGGGCCAGGTGGGTCCCGGATACCTGAAGGATCTGCGTGGTCCGTTCCCGGATCTGTCCGTCATCCCGTCTGGCGGGGTGGACCTCGAATCGGCGCGGGCGTGGCTGGCGGCCGGTGCGGCGGCGGTCAGCGTCGGTGGTCCGCTGCTCGGGGACGCGCTGAAGGGCGGCGAACTCGGTGCGCTCGGGCGACGGGCACGGCGGTTCGTCGAGGTGTGCGCGGGGAGTGGAACCGAATGA
- a CDS encoding cation:proton antiporter has protein sequence MFLPRSSIERMRNAHAQRWRATREENRAGILGRSNIDPRAPPEYGVGMVPPGASAGFEFGQFELQELWAKGPSKQTETSPLLVVRVQHRSNFHSPQNAGPSSVLVNEQDGAGHEAATSYRSHRGGRRILVAIAGALILIGPVVVGSSVLPRTVADVGHIDPLARFLIALASIVLLCHLMGGLLRKLGQPGVIGEILGGIVLGPSVFGALWPGGRAWMFPPEVVAALEMVAQLGLVTFMFVLGCEMHVHHARVHRKAVGCVVAGGIGLPFAGGVAVAALAQPVLAGPVPQSMTYLLFFGLAVSITALPVLARILVDLQLDGQRLGVVALTSAAISDGIAWLALTVILAATGTGGTGQVITTAGLAASLTAFVVLCVRPTLAWVFRYATRYQAADQLLLPLLLSGAIAFAAATHLIGLHPVIGAFLFGLAVPRGSAVVTRISRQLHGFTVLVLLPLFFAGVGLSTSLGLLGDSPEHWLLFGVVLLVAIVTKFAGAAGAARLAGMPSNDGLRLGALMNCRGVTELVVATIGLQSQIINALGFTVLVLVALITTATTGPLMQVFAPRRANQDLQDEPSVREPDTRVG, from the coding sequence ATGTTCCTTCCCCGTTCGTCGATCGAGCGCATGAGGAATGCTCATGCGCAGCGGTGGCGCGCGACGAGGGAAGAGAATCGTGCTGGGATTCTCGGCCGCTCGAACATCGACCCGCGGGCGCCGCCCGAGTACGGTGTGGGCATGGTGCCGCCGGGTGCGTCGGCGGGATTCGAGTTCGGTCAGTTCGAGCTGCAGGAACTATGGGCAAAAGGTCCGAGCAAGCAGACCGAGACCAGTCCTTTGCTGGTTGTTCGTGTTCAACACAGGTCAAATTTCCATTCGCCACAGAATGCGGGGCCCAGCAGCGTGTTGGTGAACGAGCAAGATGGGGCAGGACATGAGGCCGCGACCAGCTACCGCAGCCATCGTGGAGGTCGGCGCATTCTTGTGGCGATCGCAGGAGCGCTGATCCTGATCGGGCCGGTCGTGGTGGGGAGTTCCGTTCTGCCGCGGACAGTCGCGGACGTCGGCCACATCGACCCGCTCGCGCGGTTCTTGATCGCGTTGGCGTCGATCGTCCTGCTCTGCCACCTCATGGGAGGGCTGCTGCGGAAGCTCGGTCAGCCTGGCGTGATCGGGGAGATTCTCGGGGGAATCGTGCTGGGACCGTCGGTCTTCGGGGCGCTGTGGCCCGGCGGCCGAGCCTGGATGTTCCCGCCGGAAGTGGTGGCAGCACTGGAGATGGTGGCTCAGCTCGGGCTGGTGACCTTCATGTTCGTGCTCGGCTGCGAGATGCATGTGCACCATGCACGTGTTCACCGCAAGGCCGTCGGATGCGTCGTCGCAGGCGGCATCGGTCTACCCTTCGCCGGCGGGGTGGCCGTTGCGGCGCTGGCGCAGCCGGTGCTCGCCGGACCGGTCCCGCAATCGATGACCTATCTGCTGTTCTTCGGCCTGGCGGTGTCCATCACGGCGCTTCCCGTGCTGGCGAGGATCCTGGTCGACCTGCAGTTGGACGGCCAAAGGCTGGGTGTGGTCGCGCTGACCTCCGCGGCCATCAGCGACGGCATCGCATGGCTGGCCTTGACTGTCATCCTCGCCGCCACCGGAACCGGCGGCACTGGACAGGTCATCACCACCGCAGGCCTCGCCGCTTCGTTGACGGCCTTCGTCGTGCTCTGCGTCCGCCCGACGTTGGCCTGGGTGTTCCGGTATGCGACGCGGTACCAGGCCGCCGACCAGCTTCTTCTTCCGCTGTTGCTGTCCGGCGCGATCGCGTTCGCCGCCGCCACCCACCTCATCGGCCTGCACCCGGTGATCGGAGCTTTCCTCTTCGGCCTCGCGGTTCCCCGCGGATCTGCCGTGGTAACGCGGATCAGTCGTCAGTTGCACGGATTCACGGTGCTCGTCCTGCTGCCGTTGTTCTTCGCGGGCGTAGGCCTGAGTACCTCCCTCGGGCTACTGGGTGACTCCCCGGAACACTGGTTGCTGTTCGGCGTGGTGCTGCTCGTCGCCATCGTCACCAAGTTCGCCGGGGCGGCTGGGGCGGCCCGGCTTGCGGGAATGCCGTCGAATGACGGGTTGCGGCTCGGCGCCCTGATGAACTGCCGCGGTGTCACCGAGCTCGTCGTGGCCACGATCGGCCTGCAGAGTCAGATCATCAACGCTCTGGGCTTTACCGTCCTCGTCCTGGTGGCACTGATCACCACGGCGACAACCGGACCGTTGATGCAGGTGTTCGCCCCGCGCCGGGCGAACCAAGATCTGCAGGACGAGCCGAGTGTGCGTGAGCCCGACACCCGAGTCGGATGA
- a CDS encoding acyl-CoA dehydrogenase family protein has protein sequence MSSSSMSVVDEAHAAPRRTDWVALAREIGPAFAERAVDYDERDEFAAENYAELRAHRFFSAGVPTELGGGGASHPELSAMLRELARHCASTALALSMHTHLVGTAVWRWRQGEPVEPLLRRVAEDEVVLVGTGASDWVDSSGTAKKVEGGYRVTGRKVFGSGSPAGTLLLTSAVYEDPAEGPTALHFPVPIAAEGMTVLNNWRTMGMRATGSNDILLEDVFVPESDVWLRRPTGQWHAFFTIVAAISQPLIMSVYTGLAEAASDMALGIARKKSRRGLDLNLPYLLGEMENSLVTAQLAVQNLVDLCDDYAFEPTVATADATMVRKTIAANACVRTVEKALEVAGGGGYFRGCGLERLLRDVHASRYHPLQEKRQHLFTGRVALGLDPVG, from the coding sequence ATGAGCAGCTCGTCGATGAGCGTTGTGGACGAAGCGCACGCGGCGCCGCGTCGCACGGACTGGGTGGCCCTGGCACGCGAAATCGGGCCGGCGTTCGCGGAACGAGCGGTGGACTACGACGAGAGGGACGAATTCGCTGCCGAAAACTACGCCGAGCTGAGGGCGCACCGTTTCTTCTCCGCCGGTGTGCCGACTGAGTTGGGTGGCGGCGGTGCTTCGCACCCGGAGCTGAGTGCCATGCTGCGCGAGCTGGCCCGTCACTGCGCTTCTACCGCGCTCGCGCTGTCGATGCACACCCACCTCGTCGGCACGGCCGTGTGGCGCTGGCGTCAGGGAGAACCGGTGGAGCCGTTGCTGCGGCGCGTCGCTGAAGACGAGGTCGTCCTGGTCGGCACCGGGGCTTCGGACTGGGTCGACTCCTCCGGCACGGCCAAGAAAGTGGAGGGTGGCTACCGCGTCACCGGGCGCAAGGTCTTCGGCAGCGGCTCTCCCGCCGGCACGCTGCTTCTCACCAGTGCGGTGTATGAGGATCCTGCGGAGGGACCGACCGCGCTGCACTTTCCAGTACCCATTGCCGCAGAAGGCATGACCGTGCTGAACAACTGGCGAACCATGGGGATGCGCGCGACCGGCTCCAACGACATCCTGCTCGAGGATGTCTTCGTGCCGGAGAGCGACGTCTGGCTGCGCCGTCCAACGGGCCAGTGGCACGCCTTCTTCACCATCGTCGCCGCGATCTCGCAGCCGCTGATCATGTCGGTTTACACCGGTCTCGCGGAAGCCGCCTCGGATATGGCGCTCGGCATCGCGCGCAAAAAAAGCAGGAGAGGACTCGACCTCAATCTGCCGTACCTGCTCGGCGAGATGGAGAACAGCTTGGTGACGGCGCAGCTCGCGGTGCAGAACTTGGTGGACCTGTGCGACGACTACGCATTCGAACCGACCGTCGCGACCGCCGACGCCACGATGGTCCGCAAGACAATCGCTGCCAACGCCTGCGTCCGAACTGTGGAGAAGGCGCTCGAGGTGGCAGGTGGGGGCGGCTACTTTCGCGGCTGCGGGCTGGAGCGCCTGCTGCGCGACGTACACGCAAGCCGGTACCACCCTCTTCAAGAGAAACGTCAGCACCTCTTCACCGGCCGCGTCGCTCTGGGGTTGGACCCGGTAGGTTAG
- a CDS encoding flavin reductase family protein: MPSEHPATPGEPSIVSLDSMKNDMQPVDIGTFRAIMGSLPTGVCVVSAIDKEDEPRGLTCNAVCSVSQEPPLVLVCVDLLKESLHALRDSGGFVVNVLREDRSRVSQLFASPSASKFDGVFWEASEVLKLPMLTTDALAYAECRIVADLQVGDHAMLVGMIVGGEPPLGGRPLMYWRRGYSNWPEAAIPNGMGRPTNSA, from the coding sequence ATGCCGTCAGAGCACCCGGCTACCCCCGGCGAGCCCAGCATCGTCTCGCTCGACTCGATGAAGAACGACATGCAACCGGTCGACATCGGTACCTTTCGTGCGATTATGGGAAGCCTGCCGACCGGCGTTTGTGTGGTCAGTGCGATCGACAAGGAGGACGAGCCGCGTGGGCTGACCTGCAACGCGGTCTGCAGTGTGTCCCAGGAACCACCGCTGGTACTGGTATGCGTCGACCTGCTGAAGGAAAGTCTGCACGCACTGCGCGACAGCGGTGGATTCGTGGTCAACGTACTGCGCGAGGATCGCAGCCGGGTGTCTCAGTTGTTCGCTTCCCCCTCCGCCAGCAAGTTCGACGGAGTCTTCTGGGAAGCGAGCGAGGTGCTCAAATTACCGATGCTGACCACCGACGCGCTCGCGTACGCGGAATGTCGCATCGTGGCCGACCTCCAGGTCGGCGATCACGCCATGCTGGTCGGCATGATCGTAGGCGGTGAGCCCCCGCTGGGCGGTCGTCCGCTCATGTACTGGCGTCGTGGCTACTCCAATTGGCCGGAAGCAGCGATTCCGAACGGGATGGGGAGGCCGACCAACAGCGCCTGA
- a CDS encoding sugar kinase: MTASRVVTLGETMGLLTGGRIGSLAHVSEAHVGIGGAETNVAVSLSRLGIAVTWIGRVGDDSLGRRVVREVRGEGVDVRAQVDPEAPTGLMLKELTGPGTSRVYYYRAGSAGSRLAATDVPAGLVESVGLVHLTGITPLLSDSAREACLSVVRRARAAGVRVSVDVNYRSTLAPAEVAAPVLGELVEEADLVFGSPDELAYVVPGGVADDSSAIDELARALDPTGGREIVVKRGADGASTYAEGTVAHAPGHRVDVVDTVGAGDAFVAGYLSGDVQGWSVEEKLARANACGAVMCTTPGDWEAAPTPAEIEAFLGADVDPVQR; this comes from the coding sequence ATGACGGCCTCTCGGGTTGTGACGCTGGGCGAGACGATGGGCTTGCTCACCGGCGGGCGCATCGGCTCGCTCGCGCACGTGTCCGAAGCGCATGTGGGCATCGGTGGCGCGGAGACCAACGTCGCCGTCAGCCTGAGCAGGCTCGGGATCGCGGTCACCTGGATCGGCCGGGTCGGAGACGACTCGCTGGGGAGACGGGTCGTGCGCGAGGTCCGCGGCGAGGGCGTCGACGTGCGGGCACAGGTCGACCCCGAGGCGCCGACCGGCCTCATGCTCAAGGAGCTCACGGGGCCGGGGACCTCGCGGGTGTACTACTACCGTGCGGGTTCCGCCGGTTCGCGGCTGGCAGCCACCGACGTGCCCGCGGGTCTCGTCGAGAGCGTCGGGCTCGTGCACCTCACCGGTATCACTCCGCTGCTGTCGGACTCCGCGCGCGAGGCGTGTCTTTCCGTCGTGCGCCGGGCGCGGGCCGCCGGGGTGCGCGTGAGCGTCGACGTGAACTACCGGTCGACGCTCGCTCCTGCCGAGGTCGCCGCGCCGGTGCTGGGCGAGCTCGTCGAGGAGGCCGACCTCGTGTTCGGCTCCCCGGACGAGCTGGCGTACGTGGTTCCCGGTGGCGTGGCGGATGACTCTTCGGCGATCGACGAGCTGGCCCGCGCCCTCGACCCCACGGGCGGGCGCGAGATCGTCGTCAAGCGCGGCGCCGACGGTGCGTCGACCTACGCCGAGGGCACGGTGGCCCACGCTCCTGGCCATCGCGTCGATGTCGTCGACACGGTGGGAGCGGGCGATGCGTTCGTGGCCGGCTACCTCAGTGGCGACGTGCAAGGCTGGAGCGTCGAGGAGAAACTCGCCCGGGCGAATGCCTGTGGCGCCGTGATGTGCACGACCCCCGGCGACTGGGAGGCCGCCCCGACCCCTGCCGAGATCGAGGCATTCTTGGGCGCCGACGTCGACCCGGTCCAGCGCTGA